A region from the Brevibacterium paucivorans genome encodes:
- a CDS encoding bile acid:sodium symporter family protein, translated as MSTSSMNPQEQRSARVAVTVFPALVVVAGVFGFLLPEVVTPLAPSVTWLLGGVMFFMGLTLTVPDFTQIVKKPWIAIVGVVAQYLFMPLAGWLVAVLLGLPPELAAGVILVGCAPGGTASNVVTYLARGDVALSVSVTTLSTLIAPLATPALTLMFAGQYMDVSFATMMMSIVKTVLVPVIAGVVIRVLADKFIQKISPVLPWLSALTIALIVAVVVGGSADKLVSAGATVLLAVVLHNSIGLAVGFATGVAVGLSSTQRRALTFEVGLQNSGLAATLATTYISPLAALPGAVFSVWHNVSGAILAAIFARQPVEVTPRETKSEITSEA; from the coding sequence ATGAGCACCTCAAGCATGAATCCTCAGGAGCAGCGTAGTGCCCGCGTTGCCGTCACGGTTTTTCCGGCCCTGGTTGTAGTGGCTGGCGTCTTCGGGTTTTTGTTGCCCGAGGTCGTTACTCCGCTGGCCCCTTCCGTCACCTGGCTCCTGGGTGGGGTCATGTTCTTCATGGGGCTGACGCTCACCGTTCCGGACTTCACCCAGATCGTGAAGAAGCCATGGATTGCGATTGTGGGTGTCGTAGCTCAGTACCTGTTCATGCCACTGGCTGGCTGGCTCGTTGCGGTGCTTTTGGGGTTGCCTCCTGAGCTTGCTGCGGGTGTCATCTTGGTGGGGTGTGCTCCGGGTGGTACGGCGTCGAATGTGGTCACGTATTTGGCTCGCGGTGACGTCGCACTTTCGGTGTCGGTCACCACTTTGTCCACGTTGATTGCGCCTTTGGCAACACCTGCTCTTACGCTCATGTTTGCGGGTCAGTACATGGACGTGAGTTTTGCGACCATGATGATGTCGATCGTCAAGACCGTGCTTGTTCCTGTCATCGCAGGTGTTGTCATCCGTGTCCTTGCGGACAAGTTCATTCAGAAGATCAGCCCTGTTCTGCCGTGGCTTTCGGCCTTGACAATTGCACTCATCGTGGCAGTTGTTGTGGGCGGTTCGGCCGACAAACTGGTAAGCGCAGGAGCGACCGTTTTGCTGGCTGTTGTGTTGCACAACTCGATTGGACTGGCCGTTGGTTTCGCCACGGGTGTGGCAGTTGGCTTGTCGTCGACTCAGCGTCGCGCGCTCACCTTTGAGGTGGGGCTCCAGAACTCTGGGTTGGCAGCGACCTTGGCGACGACGTACATTTCGCCTTTGGCCGCTCTGCCTGGCGCGGTGTTCAGCGTGTGGCACAACGTATCTGGTGCGATACTGGCTGCGATCTTCGCCCGCCAGCCCGTCGAAGTCACCCCACGCGAAACGAAGTCAGAAATTACGTCTGAGGCCTAG
- a CDS encoding ABC transporter substrate-binding protein, protein MGLRNMLAIAVAGLLTLSGCGARYEAQDTTADQGGASISITDSRGKTVTLDGPAEKVVTLEWSVTEYAVALGVNPVGVADPKGYAEWDTAVPLQNDPKDVGIRTEPSVDAIAALEPDLILADKSSIPDKQMATIEKIAPVAVFNSATTDGLIDLLKENQKKVGTLTGKDAEAEKMSEDYDATVEECKRKIADANKEGTPVVYTYPTKTANTIDFRMHGPGSGPGVVAKDVGLSHAWSDSGDKDYGISNSDVEGLTSLSEDAHVFYYAEKGGEDPIAALNSNGIWKGLGFVKNNRVHKISDSVWLYGGTKSLEQMAELYVDTVTG, encoded by the coding sequence ATGGGTCTACGTAACATGCTCGCGATCGCCGTGGCTGGTCTTCTCACGCTTAGTGGTTGTGGCGCAAGATATGAAGCGCAAGACACAACGGCTGATCAGGGCGGTGCGTCAATCTCAATTACAGACAGCCGCGGAAAGACCGTAACTCTTGACGGTCCCGCCGAAAAGGTTGTGACCTTGGAATGGTCGGTCACCGAGTATGCTGTGGCGCTTGGTGTCAATCCGGTTGGTGTCGCCGACCCTAAGGGGTATGCCGAATGGGACACAGCCGTTCCACTGCAGAATGACCCCAAGGACGTGGGCATCCGAACTGAGCCGAGCGTTGACGCTATCGCCGCGTTAGAACCCGATCTCATTCTGGCTGACAAATCTTCGATACCCGATAAGCAGATGGCGACGATTGAAAAGATCGCGCCGGTCGCCGTATTTAACAGTGCAACTACCGACGGACTCATCGACCTTCTTAAAGAGAACCAGAAGAAAGTCGGGACGCTTACTGGAAAAGATGCTGAAGCAGAGAAGATGTCGGAGGACTACGATGCCACCGTTGAGGAGTGTAAGCGCAAAATCGCTGACGCCAATAAAGAAGGTACCCCCGTCGTCTACACATACCCCACAAAAACGGCCAACACGATTGACTTCCGCATGCATGGGCCCGGATCTGGTCCGGGAGTTGTAGCCAAGGACGTGGGATTGTCTCACGCGTGGAGTGACAGTGGTGACAAGGACTACGGCATTAGCAATAGCGATGTGGAAGGGCTGACGTCTCTGTCTGAGGACGCCCATGTGTTCTACTACGCGGAAAAGGGCGGAGAGGACCCGATCGCCGCGTTGAACTCCAATGGCATCTGGAAGGGCCTTGGCTTCGTCAAAAACAATCGAGTTCACAAGATTTCTGACAGCGTATGGCTTTACGGTGGCACCAAATCGCTCGAACAAATGGCCGAGCTTTACGTTGACACAGTGACTGGTTGA
- a CDS encoding iron ABC transporter permease, protein MTHSLKETHPRNDVPADSHEARHRTRKLLSFATRLVAVLGLVLVLSVIHLTQGTSNVTPGAVLQWATGRGSDFDTTVILNSRLPRLLAGIVVGVALGGAGALMQLLTRNALASPDTLAVNAGAYLSLTVVAVSGVTLSFVSGTAVAFLGGLIAAGVVVTLARGSSPVRLVLAGSVMAMGLSALTTVFLLFYSFETQSLVAWGSGSLGQIGMGGVLQLAVVVGAVLVAVFLTGHKLDVMHLGDDAASSLGINVAVWRTTFVLLSVLLAASAVTVAGPIAFVGLCAPALTRIAARWVAELSHARSMFLMSMIVGVILVVGSDVILRAVIPGSDSVSVPTGIVTSIIGAIFLIVLAQGVKSGFDSDSLVTMKNGTKLGFERPRVIIGATAVLLVLCVGGAILVGDTVLFTGDVVNYLNNIAPPQVEIVLESRVPRVFVACLAGACLALAGAFLQGTTRNPLADPGVLGVSGGAGVGAVFALTVFHRSDFATLVVCAGLSALVVGLLLFGLAGRGGFDQARMVVTGIGIATATQALTTCLIVVSDPWNRTMAMTWLAGSTSGVTLAQIVPMVVCLVLGSAACVYVVRDLDVIQIDDNTPRILGVNVVRHRVILVLIALILVTVTTVTIGVIAFVGLVAPHVARLIIGTRHVLLLPLASLTGAILVVCADALGRTIVAPGQIPAGLATAMIGCPYFLWLLIRMRKDA, encoded by the coding sequence ATGACACATTCACTCAAAGAAACTCACCCGCGTAACGACGTGCCTGCCGACTCACACGAGGCTAGACACAGGACCCGCAAACTGCTGTCCTTTGCGACCCGGCTCGTTGCAGTATTGGGCTTGGTGCTGGTTCTGTCGGTGATACACCTTACGCAGGGGACATCAAACGTTACTCCCGGTGCTGTCCTTCAGTGGGCAACGGGTCGCGGATCAGACTTTGACACAACTGTCATTTTGAATTCTCGACTCCCGAGGTTGCTTGCAGGCATCGTGGTGGGAGTTGCCCTGGGTGGAGCTGGCGCGCTTATGCAGTTACTCACCCGAAATGCTTTGGCATCACCTGACACTCTCGCGGTCAATGCTGGAGCGTACTTGTCTTTGACCGTGGTCGCTGTTAGTGGCGTGACGCTGTCTTTTGTTTCAGGAACAGCAGTCGCGTTTTTAGGTGGGCTCATCGCTGCAGGTGTAGTAGTCACGCTTGCGCGAGGTTCTTCGCCCGTTCGTTTGGTGCTGGCGGGCAGTGTGATGGCAATGGGCTTGTCGGCGCTCACAACGGTGTTCCTGTTGTTCTATTCGTTCGAGACACAGAGCCTGGTGGCGTGGGGGTCTGGTTCGTTGGGGCAGATTGGTATGGGAGGTGTCCTTCAGCTTGCCGTAGTCGTTGGTGCGGTGCTTGTTGCGGTCTTTTTGACTGGCCACAAACTCGACGTGATGCATCTAGGTGATGATGCAGCGTCGAGCCTAGGTATCAACGTCGCAGTTTGGCGAACAACCTTCGTGCTCCTGTCAGTACTCCTTGCGGCAAGCGCTGTCACAGTGGCCGGGCCGATTGCCTTTGTTGGGCTGTGTGCTCCCGCGCTCACTCGTATTGCTGCGCGCTGGGTCGCGGAGCTGAGCCACGCTCGCAGTATGTTCCTCATGTCCATGATTGTTGGAGTCATCCTGGTGGTGGGCTCCGACGTGATACTCAGAGCGGTGATCCCCGGAAGCGACTCTGTATCGGTTCCCACTGGCATTGTGACATCGATTATTGGAGCGATTTTCCTCATCGTGTTGGCACAAGGCGTCAAATCTGGGTTTGATTCCGACTCCCTGGTGACAATGAAGAACGGCACAAAACTGGGGTTTGAGCGACCGCGTGTCATTATCGGCGCTACTGCCGTTCTGTTAGTTCTGTGTGTGGGTGGTGCGATCCTCGTGGGTGACACCGTTCTGTTCACCGGCGACGTGGTGAACTACCTGAACAACATCGCCCCTCCACAGGTGGAGATCGTGCTGGAATCACGCGTTCCACGCGTGTTCGTCGCATGTCTTGCCGGTGCATGCCTTGCGCTTGCGGGTGCTTTCTTGCAAGGGACGACACGTAATCCGCTTGCCGATCCGGGCGTGTTGGGCGTTTCCGGTGGAGCAGGTGTGGGGGCTGTATTCGCACTGACGGTGTTCCATAGAAGCGACTTTGCGACCTTAGTAGTCTGCGCGGGGCTCAGCGCGCTGGTAGTGGGGTTACTGCTGTTCGGTCTAGCGGGCCGAGGTGGTTTCGACCAGGCGCGCATGGTTGTTACAGGTATTGGAATCGCTACAGCGACTCAGGCGCTCACCACCTGTCTGATCGTCGTCTCCGATCCGTGGAACCGCACAATGGCGATGACATGGCTGGCCGGATCCACGTCAGGGGTGACTCTGGCGCAAATTGTGCCTATGGTGGTGTGCCTGGTGCTTGGAAGCGCTGCGTGTGTGTATGTGGTTCGCGATTTAGACGTCATTCAGATCGACGACAATACACCTCGCATCCTGGGAGTAAACGTCGTTCGACATCGCGTCATTCTTGTACTCATCGCGTTGATACTCGTCACCGTGACCACCGTAACGATCGGAGTGATCGCGTTTGTTGGTCTGGTAGCCCCACATGTTGCTCGTCTCATTATCGGTACACGTCATGTCTTGCTACTTCCGCTTGCATCACTGACCGGGGCCATCCTCGTCGTGTGTGCCGATGCCCTAGGTCGAACAATTGTGGCTCCCGGCCAGATCCCCGCGGGTCTGGCCACAGCGATGATCGGGTGCCCATATTTCTTGTGGCTTCTCATTCGAATGCGAAAGGACGCTTAA
- the pepN gene encoding aminopeptidase N yields MTTNLKRSEAATRSELLATHSYTVHLDITSAPDLAKKTFTSTSTVVFDAHQDADTFIDFIADSVSEITINGQSLDPAKNFDGARVTFPVTAGSNTLTVTGQAIYSTSGEGMHRFVDPADDKIYLYTQYEPTDARRVFANFDQPDLKATFTFSVTAPQDFIVLNNTAPTESQATTPEVAPTAEAATTSAVTHEFASTERMSTYITCVCAGHYVGAHDTYTRGDLTIPLSVYVRASLAESMDADNIFTVTKQGLDFYHDNFEFPYPWGKYDQIFVPEYNLGAMENPGLVTFVDSFIYRDAVTRTEYESRANVILHEMAHMWFGDLVTMQWWDDLWLKESFADYMASLALTTATEFTDGWVTFALRRKDWAYRQDQYPTTHPIVADIPDVEAARLNFDGITYAKGASVLKQLVAFVGLDAFMAGSRDYFAKHAFGNTTLVDFLDALEARTDGRDVRAWADAWLATTGVSEISVDVETDDAGTITKATVSQSNTGPQVVRPHTFTLAGFNRQRSAMHPTETWKVDFDTASADLPQLVGTKRPDLLLPGHGDDDFAKMRLDEASTAHALHSVTKLPDALDRAVVWSALTNAMRDGSLSVSSFVDAYARSLGRERHAGINAGLRAQALTAVKLWTTDVNGTLSTILGAALDALESAEPGSDTQLNLAEVVLIFVAHSATVVTPGPEVVAARDFASRVLASGTTLEGYGLKVDNALKWKALISLVVLGWADEEDIAAQESRDRTDSGVMQARTARAARSLPVAKMRAFEAVTSDTSLSNSSLSATVAGFTSPVATPILEPFVDQYFEQLESFWTTRSNEIAKRLVLGLYPSWSTRREHVAQCTDAWLSEHGTAPAALRRLVTELGDDTHRAIRVQGAQASL; encoded by the coding sequence ATGACCACAAATCTGAAACGCAGTGAAGCTGCCACCCGATCCGAACTACTGGCTACTCACAGCTACACGGTGCACCTCGACATTACTTCGGCGCCGGACCTCGCGAAAAAGACATTCACATCAACGTCGACTGTCGTTTTTGACGCGCACCAGGACGCTGACACGTTCATCGATTTCATCGCAGACTCCGTCAGCGAGATCACCATCAACGGGCAGTCTCTGGACCCGGCAAAAAACTTCGACGGCGCCCGGGTGACATTCCCCGTCACGGCAGGCTCCAACACCCTCACCGTCACAGGGCAAGCCATCTACTCAACAAGCGGTGAAGGCATGCACCGCTTCGTCGACCCGGCTGATGACAAGATCTACCTGTACACACAGTACGAACCCACGGACGCCAGGCGCGTATTCGCCAACTTCGACCAGCCTGACCTCAAAGCGACGTTCACGTTTTCAGTGACGGCGCCTCAGGATTTCATCGTCCTCAACAACACCGCGCCCACGGAATCGCAGGCAACCACCCCGGAAGTCGCACCGACAGCGGAAGCCGCGACGACCTCGGCGGTCACCCACGAATTTGCCTCCACGGAACGCATGTCCACCTACATCACTTGCGTGTGCGCAGGGCACTACGTGGGAGCGCACGACACATACACGCGCGGCGACCTGACAATCCCGTTGAGCGTGTACGTGCGCGCGTCTCTGGCCGAAAGCATGGATGCCGACAACATCTTCACCGTCACCAAACAGGGACTGGACTTCTACCACGACAACTTCGAATTCCCGTATCCGTGGGGCAAGTACGACCAGATTTTCGTGCCCGAATACAACCTGGGGGCCATGGAAAACCCGGGCTTGGTGACCTTTGTCGACTCGTTCATCTACCGCGATGCCGTCACCCGCACCGAATACGAATCGCGCGCGAACGTGATCCTGCACGAAATGGCGCACATGTGGTTCGGCGACTTGGTCACCATGCAGTGGTGGGACGACCTGTGGTTGAAGGAGTCGTTCGCCGACTACATGGCGTCGCTCGCCCTGACCACCGCAACCGAGTTCACCGACGGCTGGGTGACCTTCGCTCTGCGTCGCAAGGACTGGGCGTACCGCCAAGACCAGTACCCCACGACCCACCCCATCGTGGCCGACATTCCCGATGTCGAAGCCGCCCGGCTCAACTTCGACGGGATCACCTACGCCAAGGGAGCTTCGGTTCTCAAGCAACTGGTCGCGTTCGTGGGACTGGACGCTTTCATGGCCGGCTCCCGCGACTACTTCGCAAAGCACGCGTTTGGCAACACCACGCTGGTGGACTTCCTTGACGCGCTTGAAGCGCGCACGGATGGCCGCGACGTGCGTGCTTGGGCCGACGCATGGCTCGCCACAACGGGCGTGAGTGAAATCAGCGTCGACGTCGAAACCGATGACGCGGGCACCATCACCAAGGCCACCGTTTCACAGAGCAACACCGGACCCCAGGTGGTTCGCCCTCACACATTCACGCTTGCCGGTTTCAATCGCCAACGCAGTGCCATGCACCCAACGGAAACATGGAAGGTCGACTTTGACACCGCCTCGGCGGACCTTCCTCAGCTGGTGGGCACCAAGCGCCCCGACCTTCTTCTGCCCGGCCACGGTGACGACGATTTCGCCAAAATGCGTCTGGACGAAGCCTCAACGGCACACGCGTTGCACAGCGTGACCAAGTTGCCTGACGCGCTGGATCGAGCGGTCGTGTGGTCTGCTTTGACGAACGCGATGCGCGACGGCTCGCTGAGCGTGAGCTCCTTCGTTGACGCGTACGCTCGTTCGCTGGGTCGTGAACGGCATGCAGGCATCAACGCCGGTCTGCGCGCCCAGGCGCTCACAGCGGTGAAGTTGTGGACAACGGATGTCAATGGCACGCTCAGCACGATCCTGGGTGCGGCTTTGGACGCGCTTGAGAGCGCTGAACCAGGCTCAGATACCCAGCTCAACCTGGCAGAAGTCGTCCTCATTTTTGTTGCGCATTCGGCGACCGTCGTGACCCCCGGTCCCGAGGTCGTCGCGGCTCGCGACTTCGCCTCCCGCGTTCTGGCGTCCGGAACCACGCTTGAGGGTTACGGCCTGAAGGTAGACAACGCCTTGAAGTGGAAGGCGCTCATTTCGCTGGTGGTTTTGGGCTGGGCCGATGAAGAAGATATTGCCGCCCAGGAGTCCCGCGACCGCACTGATTCCGGTGTGATGCAGGCTCGGACAGCGCGTGCGGCCCGGTCGCTCCCGGTGGCAAAAATGCGTGCCTTTGAGGCGGTCACGTCTGACACGTCGCTGTCAAACAGTTCGCTTTCGGCCACGGTCGCTGGGTTCACGTCCCCTGTGGCCACCCCGATTCTTGAACCGTTTGTGGACCAGTACTTTGAGCAGCTTGAGTCGTTCTGGACTACCCGGTCGAACGAAATCGCCAAGCGATTGGTGCTGGGACTGTACCCGTCGTGGTCGACGCGGCGTGAGCACGTAGCGCAGTGTACTGATGCGTGGCTGAGCGAGCACGGCACTGCTCCGGCTGCTCTGCGCAGGCTCGTCACTGAACTGGGTGATGACACGCACCGAGCGATCCGCGTGCAGGGAGCCCAAGCGTCGCTCTGA
- a CDS encoding ATP-binding cassette domain-containing protein — translation MVVHGVNMRLNAGEVTTLVGPNGSGKSTLLRTLSGLLPASSGQVRFDDGATVGGLSRKQLARRLTMLTQMRATPHGMRVRSAVALGRHPFTGLWGKGDAVGAHKVQEAMRLADVEDLADTPLEQLSGGQLQRVWLASCLAQDTEVLLLDEPTNHLDLKYQVELLELLFDLAHKHGVCVGVVLHDLNHAAAIADTVAVLSKGRVVGIGTPHNVLRSDLLSEVYGTEITCEHDSDGVRVTTRSPRIRAFRGTD, via the coding sequence ATGGTCGTTCATGGCGTTAATATGCGCTTGAACGCCGGTGAGGTGACTACGCTCGTAGGGCCCAACGGGTCGGGGAAGTCTACTTTGTTGCGGACCCTTTCGGGCCTGCTACCAGCGAGTTCTGGACAGGTTCGCTTTGATGACGGCGCAACAGTAGGCGGTTTGTCGCGCAAGCAATTAGCACGACGGTTGACAATGCTCACGCAGATGCGAGCAACTCCACACGGGATGCGTGTCCGCTCTGCTGTAGCGTTAGGCCGCCACCCGTTCACTGGGTTGTGGGGCAAAGGAGATGCAGTAGGCGCCCATAAGGTTCAAGAAGCCATGAGGCTCGCGGACGTTGAAGACCTCGCAGATACACCGCTCGAACAGCTTTCAGGCGGACAGTTACAACGTGTGTGGTTGGCCAGTTGCTTGGCCCAAGATACCGAAGTTCTTCTGCTTGACGAGCCCACCAACCACCTTGACCTGAAGTACCAGGTCGAATTGCTCGAACTTCTCTTCGATCTAGCCCACAAGCACGGTGTGTGCGTGGGAGTAGTTCTACATGACCTCAACCATGCCGCAGCGATCGCTGACACGGTCGCAGTGCTGTCAAAGGGCCGCGTTGTTGGTATTGGAACGCCGCATAACGTGTTGCGCTCAGATCTCCTCAGCGAAGTGTATGGGACGGAGATCACGTGTGAACACGACAGTGACGGAGTCCGAGTGACTACTCGAAGCCCCCGGATTCGCGCTTTTCGCGGTACGGATTAA
- a CDS encoding AbrB/MazE/SpoVT family DNA-binding domain-containing protein produces MDMDQTPPPGKYAATVKVGPKGQIVIPKGARELFDIHPGDTLLLLADANQGIALMRQETLDQIVMQAMPGHQTPVDSEGDEG; encoded by the coding sequence ATGGACATGGATCAAACGCCCCCACCGGGCAAGTACGCCGCGACGGTCAAGGTCGGCCCCAAGGGACAGATCGTCATCCCCAAGGGCGCGCGGGAGCTCTTCGATATTCACCCGGGCGACACCCTGCTCCTGCTCGCTGACGCGAACCAAGGGATCGCTTTGATGCGCCAGGAGACGCTCGATCAGATCGTCATGCAGGCGATGCCTGGCCATCAGACCCCCGTGGACTCAGAGGGTGATGAGGGATGA
- a CDS encoding siderophore-interacting protein, with product MPQSYKPFLVHLIARTQVSENLVRLTFTGPELDQFGTTCLDQRIKLVLGSRECVEELVERDDWLAWARSLPEDVRPRLRTYTVKAVRPMSKEIDVDFVVHGTEGPASAFAVEAPIGTHIAVVGPVEGAPGSSSEGVAWAPGSASQVLIAGDETAVPAISNIVESLDPEMRGAVFLEVPSSGDIQDFTAPHGVTVNWLPRESHAGTARGDLLYRAVQEWCDQNGIASSEKQVDPDDSYDSSVLLWDEARRGNTDALYAWVAADADTVARLRHEMRKKRGLPKDSSSFMGYWRMGVSL from the coding sequence ATGCCTCAGTCCTATAAGCCGTTTCTCGTTCATCTGATCGCTCGTACTCAGGTGTCAGAAAATCTTGTACGGCTGACATTCACCGGACCTGAACTTGACCAGTTCGGAACAACGTGCCTGGACCAACGCATCAAGCTTGTTCTTGGTTCGCGTGAATGTGTTGAAGAGCTGGTGGAACGCGATGATTGGCTCGCCTGGGCACGTTCGCTACCGGAAGACGTGCGGCCTCGTTTGCGCACGTACACTGTGAAGGCTGTACGCCCGATGTCCAAAGAAATTGACGTTGACTTCGTGGTTCACGGAACTGAAGGGCCTGCGAGTGCATTCGCAGTAGAAGCTCCTATAGGAACGCACATTGCAGTTGTGGGGCCTGTCGAAGGCGCTCCTGGTTCTTCCTCAGAAGGGGTCGCATGGGCGCCGGGCAGTGCGTCACAGGTACTCATCGCCGGAGATGAAACCGCGGTTCCCGCTATTAGCAACATCGTTGAAAGCCTAGACCCTGAGATGCGTGGAGCCGTTTTCCTGGAAGTGCCTTCGTCTGGAGACATTCAGGACTTCACAGCGCCACACGGAGTCACCGTGAACTGGCTTCCACGGGAGTCGCACGCCGGTACGGCGCGCGGTGATTTGCTCTACCGCGCCGTTCAAGAGTGGTGCGATCAAAACGGTATCGCCTCTTCCGAAAAACAGGTTGATCCTGACGACTCATATGACAGCTCCGTGCTTTTGTGGGACGAAGCTAGGCGCGGCAACACGGACGCGCTATATGCGTGGGTTGCTGCCGACGCCGACACCGTTGCACGACTTCGCCACGAGATGCGCAAGAAGCGGGGGCTACCCAAAGACAGCTCCTCGTTTATGGGGTATTGGCGAATGGGCGTGAGTCTCTAG
- a CDS encoding ABC transporter ATP-binding protein: MSCAAVSRNFGSFTALEDVSFKVREGEIFGVVGPNGAGKTTLLNCLEGLDRPSSGRVEVLGCDPIKDQHSLAQQIGVQLQSAALPPRLTVQDALELYSAFYERPRPWRELLTDLGIKDKANARVDRLSGGERQRVFVALALINRPQLAFLDELTTALDPQSRRNMWDTVEHVRDSGATVVLTTHYMEEAERLCDRVAIIDHGRLVALDTVASLIQQHAGETTAKLILSASPSAEFDLNGVPGVTSARTEGRELTIRGTADGLQGVLAALAAHRITVTSMSTTTPGLEDVFLALTGRHITTEEQAA, from the coding sequence GTGAGCTGTGCGGCTGTCAGCCGCAACTTCGGCAGCTTCACTGCCCTCGAAGACGTCTCCTTCAAGGTCCGCGAAGGAGAGATCTTCGGGGTCGTGGGCCCGAATGGTGCTGGTAAGACGACCCTGTTGAACTGCCTGGAAGGACTGGACCGCCCCTCGTCTGGGCGCGTCGAGGTGCTCGGCTGCGACCCCATCAAGGACCAGCACTCGTTGGCTCAGCAAATTGGGGTCCAGCTGCAAAGCGCGGCCCTGCCACCTCGCCTCACTGTGCAGGACGCCCTCGAGCTCTACTCCGCCTTTTACGAGCGTCCGCGGCCTTGGCGCGAACTGTTGACGGATCTGGGGATCAAGGACAAGGCCAACGCCCGCGTTGACAGGCTCTCGGGTGGGGAGCGTCAACGAGTGTTCGTCGCCCTCGCCTTGATCAACCGTCCCCAGCTCGCTTTCTTGGACGAGCTCACCACCGCTCTCGATCCTCAGTCACGTCGAAACATGTGGGACACCGTCGAGCACGTCCGCGATAGCGGTGCAACGGTCGTTCTCACAACCCACTACATGGAGGAGGCCGAACGGCTATGCGACCGTGTAGCCATCATCGACCACGGCCGGTTGGTTGCTTTGGACACAGTGGCTTCCCTCATCCAGCAACACGCCGGCGAAACCACGGCGAAGCTCATCCTGTCGGCGTCGCCTAGCGCAGAGTTCGACCTCAACGGAGTTCCTGGCGTGACCAGCGCTCGAACAGAGGGACGGGAACTGACCATCCGCGGCACTGCGGACGGGCTGCAGGGCGTCCTTGCTGCACTGGCGGCACACCGCATCACCGTAACGAGCATGAGCACGACGACCCCCGGCCTTGAAGACGTCTTCCTGGCCCTCACCGGTCGACACATCACCACCGAGGAGCAGGCGGCATGA
- a CDS encoding ABC transporter permease: MNAYRALLKALWRSQRRDPVGLFFSFGFAPVLVLALGMIFGNDPRPEFGGRGFLDATLPAFASLVLAMTGVLQVPVAMLTLRDTGALRRLSLTPLRRSTFIVASLTVHFVVGIAGMLTALAIGIGVFGVPMPSHVPGVLAVCLIGLSTFLAVGCALAALYPSATAATGIGNVLMILLMLTSGAFTPLAAMPSAIQQIVKYSPVRWFVEAAQQAWDGDPLAAMIMPVFLLCVVLAVAALVGRWRFQWEPVR; encoded by the coding sequence ATGAACGCATATCGAGCCCTTCTCAAAGCCCTATGGCGCTCCCAGCGCCGCGACCCTGTAGGCCTGTTCTTCTCTTTCGGTTTCGCGCCGGTTTTGGTGCTGGCCCTGGGTATGATCTTCGGTAACGATCCGCGACCGGAGTTCGGTGGACGGGGATTCCTCGATGCGACCCTGCCCGCCTTCGCCTCTCTTGTTCTCGCCATGACCGGGGTCCTCCAGGTGCCCGTGGCGATGCTGACCCTTCGTGACACGGGCGCACTCCGACGCCTGAGTCTTACGCCGCTGCGTCGTTCCACCTTCATCGTAGCGAGCCTCACCGTGCACTTCGTCGTAGGTATTGCGGGCATGCTCACCGCTTTGGCGATTGGGATCGGGGTTTTCGGGGTGCCCATGCCTAGCCACGTTCCAGGTGTCCTGGCTGTGTGCCTCATCGGGCTCAGCACCTTCCTCGCAGTGGGTTGCGCGCTTGCTGCGCTCTATCCGTCCGCCACTGCCGCTACGGGCATAGGGAACGTGCTCATGATCCTGCTCATGCTCACATCCGGAGCCTTTACGCCATTGGCGGCGATGCCGTCGGCGATTCAGCAGATCGTTAAGTATTCACCCGTCCGTTGGTTCGTCGAAGCCGCTCAACAGGCGTGGGACGGCGACCCACTAGCCGCCATGATCATGCCGGTGTTTCTTCTGTGCGTTGTACTCGCCGTCGCTGCTCTCGTTGGCCGGTGGCGCTTCCAGTGGGAGCCGGTCCGATGA